A part of Geotrypetes seraphini chromosome 9, aGeoSer1.1, whole genome shotgun sequence genomic DNA contains:
- the ECHDC3 gene encoding enoyl-CoA hydratase domain-containing protein 3, mitochondrial, which translates to MAAPWRWVRGGARLCSSSPGRFRGLSSAASEPLTVRRQQEGVRQIILNNSKKRNALSLAMLQSLRQDILQDVESKELRVIIIAAEGPVFSSGHDLKELSSTQSREYHTKVFDTCAEVMMLLQSVPVPVIAKINGLATAAGCQLVASCDIAVASENSRFATPGVNVGLFCSTPAVALGRSVPKKVALEMLFTGEPISAHDALLHGLLSKVVPEANLEEETMKIAHNICKTSRSIVALGKATFYQQMVQGLGDAYKMTSKVMVDNLTLQDGLEGLDAFVQKRQPVWSH; encoded by the exons ATGGCGGCGCCGTGGCGGTGGGTTCGTGGCGGCGCGCGGCTCTGCAGCTCGAGTCCGGGGCGTTTCCGTGGCCTGAGCAGCGCCGCCTCTGAGCCGCTCACTGTCCGGCGGCAGCAGGAGGGCGTCAG GCAGATTATTCTAAATAACTCAAAGAAGAGGAATGCTTTGTCCCTCGCCATGCTCCAGAGCCTGCGTCAGGACATCCTCCAAGACGTCGAAAGCAAGGAGCTGAGAGTCATCATCATTGCAG CTGAAGGGCCTGTGTTCTCCTCTGGCCATGACCTAAAGGAGTTGTCGTCCACCCAGAGCAGAGAGTACCACACTAAAGTATTTGATACCTGTGCCGAG GTCATGATGTTGCTCCAGAGCGTTCCGGTCCCAGTAATTGCCAAGATAAATGGATTGGCAACAGCTGCGGGATGCCAACTTGTCGCAAGCTGTGACATAGCGGTGGCGAGCGAAAACTCCAGGTTTGCGACCCCAGGAGTAAACGTTGGGCTGTTCTGCTCTACTCCGGCAGTGGCCCTGGGAAGATCTGTGCCGAAGAAG GTTGCACTAGAAATGCTGTTTACCGGTGAGCCCATCTCTGCCCACGATGCATTGCTCCACGGGCTCCTCAGCAAGGTCGTTCCAGAAGCAAACCTGGAGGAAGAGACCATGAAAATCGCTCACAACATTTGCAAAACGAGCCGGTCCATTGTAGCCCTTGGGAAAGCCACATTTTACCAACAGATGGTACAGGGCCTCGGCGATGCCTACAAGATGACTTCAAAAGTCATGGTGGACAATTTGACGCTTCAGGATGGGCTGGAAGGGTTGGACGCGTTCGTTCAGAAGCGCCAGCCTGTCTGGTCACACTGA